Proteins from a genomic interval of Phycisphaerae bacterium:
- a CDS encoding PilT/PilU family type 4a pilus ATPase: MAEEDIYRRINERTHVGDEPVEAAPALEEIEPSEPPAPAPVKSAAPEKNRTVAASAKREPKIHKYLKYVVDIQASDIHFKSNARVHIRIKGDLKPIKGEPLSPQEVENLWFEIMNEHQRKQLAEKGASDFAYQLGDSDRFRVNIFRQRGQLSVAARRVNKNILNFDQLHLPKSIYKVTEFHQGLVLLAGITGSGKSTTIAAALDYINAHRACHIVTIEDPIEYLFTDKKALINQREVYVDVYSFADALKYLMREDPDVVLIGEMRDEETFTAALNAAETGHLVFGTVHASSSSQTINRILDLIPEGSRDLVRQTLVFNLQAIICQKLLPSIKPGLARVPAVEIMFATPTVRKLIDEKRDDELGKVIRASQSEGMLDMNECLKRLVEQEYIETAVAYAASPNPQELKMRLKGISAGAGSILG, from the coding sequence ATGGCTGAGGAGGACATTTACCGAAGGATCAACGAACGGACGCATGTCGGCGATGAGCCGGTCGAGGCGGCCCCCGCACTGGAAGAGATCGAACCGTCCGAGCCCCCGGCGCCGGCACCAGTAAAATCCGCAGCGCCCGAGAAGAACAGGACCGTAGCAGCCTCCGCCAAGCGCGAACCGAAGATCCACAAGTATCTCAAGTACGTGGTGGACATCCAGGCCTCGGACATCCACTTCAAGAGCAATGCCCGCGTTCATATCCGGATCAAGGGTGACCTGAAACCGATTAAGGGTGAGCCGCTAAGCCCGCAGGAAGTCGAGAACCTCTGGTTCGAGATCATGAACGAGCACCAGCGAAAGCAACTGGCTGAGAAAGGAGCTTCGGACTTTGCCTATCAGTTGGGCGATTCCGACCGATTTCGCGTGAATATCTTTCGACAAAGAGGCCAGTTGAGCGTCGCGGCCCGCCGGGTCAACAAGAACATTTTGAATTTCGACCAGCTTCACCTGCCCAAGTCGATCTACAAAGTGACCGAGTTCCATCAAGGGCTCGTGCTCCTGGCGGGCATTACCGGCTCGGGCAAGTCGACAACCATCGCAGCCGCGTTGGACTACATCAACGCCCACCGGGCCTGTCACATCGTCACCATCGAAGACCCGATCGAGTACCTCTTTACGGACAAGAAAGCGCTGATCAACCAGCGGGAGGTCTATGTCGACGTCTACAGCTTCGCCGACGCCTTGAAATACCTCATGCGCGAGGATCCGGACGTGGTGCTCATCGGCGAAATGCGCGACGAGGAAACCTTCACCGCCGCGCTAAACGCGGCCGAGACCGGGCACCTGGTCTTCGGCACCGTGCACGCGTCCAGCAGTTCCCAGACCATTAACCGCATCCTGGACCTGATTCCGGAAGGTTCCCGCGACCTGGTCCGCCAGACCCTGGTGTTCAATCTCCAAGCGATCATCTGTCAGAAACTGTTACCCAGTATCAAACCGGGCCTTGCCCGTGTTCCGGCAGTGGAAATCATGTTTGCCACGCCGACCGTCAGGAAGCTGATTGACGAGAAGCGGGACGACGAGCTTGGGAAGGTCATCAGGGCCAGTCAGAGTGAGGGAATGCTGGACATGAACGAATGCCTGAAGAGGCTGGTGGAACAGGAGTACATCGAGACGGCGGTGGCCTATGCCGCCTCGCCCAATCCGCAGGAGCTTAAGATGCGTCTCAAGGGCATCAGCGCGGGTGCGGGGTCGATCCTGGGATAA
- the hisF gene encoding imidazole glycerol phosphate synthase subunit HisF: MLAKRIIPCLDVHAGRVVKGVNFINLRDAGDPVEIARGYEEAGADELVFLDITASHEGRDIMLEVVRRVAEECFMPFTVGGGIRTIEDVTRLVQAGAEKVSINTAAVLNPNIITETARRFGRCCTVVNIDPKRVWKAGREFWDVHIHGGRTPTGLEAVAWAKRVEELGAGEIVLTCMDADGTQEGYDLEITRAVAEAVSIPVVASGGAGEPKHLADAVSIGKADAVLAASIFHFGTYTIRETKQYMADRGIPVRL; encoded by the coding sequence ATGCTGGCCAAACGGATTATCCCGTGTCTAGACGTGCACGCCGGACGGGTTGTCAAAGGCGTGAATTTCATCAATCTGCGCGACGCCGGCGACCCGGTCGAAATTGCCCGGGGCTACGAGGAAGCTGGAGCAGACGAACTAGTCTTTCTGGACATCACCGCCAGCCACGAGGGTCGCGACATCATGTTGGAGGTGGTCCGGCGCGTGGCGGAGGAGTGTTTCATGCCCTTCACCGTGGGAGGCGGGATCCGGACCATCGAAGACGTAACCAGACTGGTCCAGGCCGGGGCGGAAAAGGTCTCAATCAATACGGCGGCGGTATTGAACCCCAACATCATAACCGAGACGGCTCGGCGTTTTGGCAGATGCTGCACGGTGGTCAACATCGACCCCAAGCGGGTATGGAAAGCTGGCCGGGAATTCTGGGACGTCCACATCCACGGCGGCCGTACCCCCACTGGTCTGGAGGCCGTGGCTTGGGCCAAGCGGGTTGAGGAACTGGGGGCTGGCGAAATCGTCCTGACCTGCATGGACGCCGACGGGACCCAGGAGGGGTACGACCTTGAGATCACGCGGGCGGTGGCTGAGGCGGTCAGCATACCGGTCGTGGCCTCCGGCGGGGCCGGCGAGCCCAAGCATCTGGCTGACGCGGTGTCGATCGGGAAAGCAGATGCCGTCCTGGCGGCGAGCATCTTCCACTTTGGAACATACACGATAAGAGAAACCAAGCAGTACATGGCCGACCGGGGCATCCCCGTGCGGCTCTAG
- a CDS encoding CvpA family protein, with product MWFSLFATVLILAVTFYQGLQGMFSALINCVLTILAAALAFAYYEDLYQSQLITYQPDHGRAIALMAIFIVSLLVMRTVVDLLIKGNQTFPIYLDRAGGGIFGFITAMIIVGMLAIGFQMLPFDPTLLGFSRYSLVDASSNKEVVTETKSSATSKGDQNTNVVYRNEIDWSNVKAIRHNLWLNPDGLTVALMSHLSRFALRGRNSFAEINPDFLDYIHHIRDGLGREPLAAVPPNAAIIKQYEYLRKDEPIYKRAKVRDENSVVTLKYEPVNRKPQEGQRWLCVTVTINEKTDVCQDRANLNFTSSQVRLLARDRNNGPVKVYSLAAINESDPANAHRLIQVFPCQDLQYNRAGGSPEMRLLFEVPDNPDFRPLAIQYKMNAWAEILPSHDQTKTRAGTVSDTSLTERPSDRDRPRESRDDVSTSRQPRPTRDDTDASSAATERRPSPPRPDPNPRDRVHGVNLASQEPFFSERLPFAAPLTDYTEGMEFERSDGKLRSARGFTVKLNADWEPVAGSKPPLESFDVPADMRLLHVNVERLQPGSTLGKARGTATELTRDIYVTDGNGKQYMPVGKYAIATIRGETIFELTYLDETARGFARMPGLEHIRFEDLKGKYAYVFLFHLPPGAKPMKFHTGRTAIALDQYNLVAPE from the coding sequence ATGTGGTTCTCGCTGTTTGCGACCGTCCTGATCCTCGCCGTGACCTTCTACCAGGGGCTGCAGGGGATGTTTTCCGCCTTGATCAACTGCGTACTGACGATCCTGGCGGCGGCGCTGGCCTTCGCCTACTACGAAGACCTTTATCAGTCGCAGTTGATTACCTACCAGCCCGACCACGGCAGGGCGATCGCACTGATGGCCATCTTCATCGTCTCGCTTCTCGTGATGCGCACCGTCGTTGATCTCTTGATCAAGGGCAACCAGACGTTCCCCATCTACCTGGATCGCGCGGGCGGCGGCATCTTCGGCTTCATCACCGCCATGATCATCGTCGGCATGCTCGCCATCGGTTTTCAGATGCTGCCGTTTGACCCGACGCTGCTCGGGTTCAGCCGATACAGTCTGGTGGACGCATCATCCAACAAGGAGGTCGTCACCGAGACGAAATCGTCGGCCACAAGCAAGGGCGATCAGAATACGAACGTGGTCTATCGCAACGAGATCGACTGGTCCAACGTCAAGGCAATCCGCCACAACTTGTGGCTTAACCCCGACGGGCTCACCGTGGCTCTGATGTCGCATCTTTCGCGATTCGCTCTTCGCGGCCGTAATAGCTTCGCCGAAATCAATCCCGACTTCCTCGACTATATTCACCATATACGAGACGGCCTGGGCCGCGAACCGCTGGCCGCCGTGCCGCCCAACGCGGCGATCATCAAACAATATGAATACCTGCGAAAAGACGAGCCGATCTACAAGCGAGCCAAAGTCAGGGACGAGAACAGCGTCGTGACCCTCAAATATGAGCCCGTCAATCGCAAACCGCAGGAGGGTCAGCGATGGCTCTGTGTGACGGTGACAATCAATGAAAAGACGGACGTATGCCAGGACCGCGCAAACCTCAATTTCACCTCGTCCCAGGTGCGTCTGCTGGCCCGCGACCGGAACAATGGTCCGGTGAAAGTCTATTCGCTGGCAGCCATCAACGAGTCAGACCCGGCCAACGCCCACCGGTTGATTCAGGTATTCCCTTGCCAGGACCTTCAATACAACCGCGCGGGGGGCAGCCCCGAGATGCGGCTTCTCTTTGAGGTTCCCGACAATCCTGATTTCCGGCCGCTTGCCATCCAATACAAGATGAACGCCTGGGCAGAGATCTTGCCGTCGCACGACCAGACCAAAACGCGGGCAGGCACAGTCTCAGACACAAGCCTCACGGAGAGACCCTCCGACCGGGACAGACCTCGCGAATCGCGTGATGATGTCTCAACGTCCCGCCAGCCCCGACCCACGCGGGACGACACGGACGCCTCCTCGGCCGCCACCGAAAGACGTCCCTCGCCCCCCCGACCGGATCCGAACCCCCGAGACCGGGTTCACGGCGTCAACCTGGCCTCCCAGGAGCCCTTTTTCTCTGAACGGCTGCCCTTTGCTGCGCCTTTGACGGACTACACCGAAGGCATGGAGTTTGAGCGGTCAGACGGCAAGCTGCGAAGCGCCCGCGGCTTCACCGTCAAGCTCAACGCCGACTGGGAACCTGTGGCGGGCTCAAAACCACCTTTGGAGAGCTTTGATGTGCCCGCGGATATGCGCTTGTTGCACGTAAACGTAGAGCGGTTGCAGCCAGGGAGCACCCTGGGCAAAGCGCGGGGGACCGCGACCGAGCTAACCAGAGACATCTACGTGACAGACGGCAACGGCAAACAGTACATGCCTGTCGGCAAATACGCCATCGCGACGATTCGCGGAGAGACCATCTTCGAGTTGACCTATCTCGATGAGACCGCCCGCGGTTTCGCGCGGATGCCCGGTCTGGAGCACATCCGGTTCGAGGATCTCAAGGGCAAATACGCTTATGTGTTCTTGTTCCATCTGCCGCCCGGCGCAAAGCCGATGAAGTTCCACACGGGCAGGACTGCCATCGCGCTTGATCAGTACAACCTGGTCGCGCCAGAGTAG
- a CDS encoding ATPase, T2SS/T4P/T4SS family: protein MSVSKRRFTAVSLSAGLVLTVPSSSLAASALAALSEPGGYMSPWRIALVLVCLLPWMAFCQWVDKDTQYVRRMRRDTWNGVILGGGTVGLVVWILMPWNSVGLFAAGFGLWFLATVGTCATYVVLRNGLVDANARVFTVRHIKSWLGGLGKKTEGKATAFERVRMTRHNGEKVPVPTDPTQTDAFEATQNLLFDALWRRATEVEMLISPSDVRLAYRIDGVATPRTDLLTRDAALQALNLIKVVAGLDVEERRRPQQGEMSAVITGTNAQPTEIEVRTSGTTQYEKLSLRIVGEENRLRIGDLGMDEKQLAAMEEIIRKPSGLVIVSGPHGSGVTSTLYAALRNHDAFMQNLLTLEREPLMDLENITQHIYDSTKHEASYARQLQTVLRREPDVVMVSDCPDRETAHLAAKAACDGKKIYMGIQARDTFDALKKLMSLAGDLDTVAKALVALTSQRLVRKLCIACRQPYKPDPNLLKKANLPADKIDHFYRPPPGGLVDAKGNPILCTNCQGSGYFGRTGVFELLEIDDGLRDLITKGQPVSAIRAMARKNGMLYLQEVGLQKVMNGVTSMTELLRVMREEEAGGNSQPPPAASVSKPKNPKSDGAGKERG, encoded by the coding sequence ATGAGCGTCAGCAAACGTCGATTCACCGCTGTTTCCCTCAGTGCGGGCCTGGTGCTTACGGTCCCCTCCTCCTCGCTCGCCGCAAGTGCACTGGCCGCACTGTCTGAACCGGGCGGCTATATGAGCCCGTGGCGGATTGCCTTGGTTCTGGTGTGCCTTCTGCCATGGATGGCCTTCTGCCAATGGGTTGACAAGGATACCCAGTACGTGCGTCGGATGAGGCGCGACACCTGGAATGGCGTCATCCTGGGCGGCGGTACCGTCGGGCTGGTCGTGTGGATCCTGATGCCGTGGAACAGCGTCGGGCTCTTCGCCGCCGGCTTCGGGTTATGGTTCCTCGCCACCGTAGGGACGTGCGCAACCTATGTTGTGCTTCGAAACGGTCTGGTTGACGCCAATGCCCGAGTTTTTACCGTCCGGCACATCAAGAGCTGGCTGGGCGGACTGGGCAAGAAGACGGAAGGCAAGGCCACGGCGTTCGAGCGGGTCCGCATGACCCGTCACAATGGCGAAAAGGTGCCCGTCCCCACCGACCCGACGCAGACCGACGCTTTCGAGGCGACGCAAAACCTGCTCTTCGACGCCCTCTGGCGGCGGGCCACCGAGGTGGAGATGTTGATCAGCCCCAGCGACGTCAGACTGGCATATCGCATCGACGGCGTCGCCACCCCTCGCACCGATCTATTGACACGCGACGCCGCCCTACAGGCCCTGAACCTGATCAAGGTCGTCGCTGGTCTGGACGTCGAGGAACGGCGCCGACCCCAACAGGGTGAGATGAGTGCGGTCATCACCGGCACGAATGCCCAGCCGACCGAGATCGAAGTGCGTACCAGCGGCACCACCCAGTATGAGAAACTCTCGCTTCGCATCGTGGGAGAGGAAAACCGGTTGCGGATCGGTGACCTGGGCATGGATGAGAAGCAATTGGCAGCCATGGAGGAGATCATTCGAAAACCCTCCGGGCTGGTCATCGTGAGCGGCCCGCACGGCAGCGGCGTGACATCAACGCTCTACGCGGCCCTGCGCAACCACGACGCCTTCATGCAAAACCTGCTCACGCTGGAGCGGGAACCGCTGATGGACCTTGAGAACATCACCCAACACATTTACGACTCGACCAAGCACGAGGCAAGCTATGCCCGCCAGCTACAGACCGTTCTCCGACGAGAGCCTGATGTGGTGATGGTCAGCGATTGCCCGGACCGCGAGACGGCCCACCTGGCGGCCAAGGCCGCCTGTGACGGCAAGAAGATCTACATGGGCATCCAAGCCCGCGACACGTTCGACGCGCTGAAGAAACTGATGAGCCTGGCGGGCGATCTGGATACGGTTGCCAAGGCTCTGGTGGCGCTGACTTCACAGCGATTGGTTCGCAAGCTCTGCATCGCCTGCCGGCAACCGTATAAGCCGGACCCGAACCTGCTGAAGAAGGCCAACCTGCCGGCCGACAAGATCGACCACTTCTATCGCCCGCCACCCGGTGGACTCGTCGACGCCAAAGGCAACCCGATCCTGTGCACGAACTGCCAAGGCAGCGGGTACTTCGGTCGAACGGGCGTGTTCGAGCTGCTGGAGATTGACGACGGCCTGCGCGATCTGATCACCAAAGGTCAGCCGGTATCGGCCATTCGGGCGATGGCCCGCAAGAACGGCATGCTCTACCTGCAGGAGGTCGGTCTGCAGAAGGTCATGAACGGGGTAACCAGCATGACCGAGTTGCTTCGCGTCATGCGCGAGGAGGAGGCAGGCGGAAACAGTCAGCCGCCACCCGCAGCTTCCGTGTCGAAACCGAAGAACCCCAAGAGCGACGGTGCCGGAAAGGAAAGGGGGTGA